The Ovis canadensis isolate MfBH-ARS-UI-01 breed Bighorn chromosome 13, ARS-UI_OviCan_v2, whole genome shotgun sequence genome includes a region encoding these proteins:
- the SKIDA1 gene encoding SKI/DACH domain-containing protein 1 produces the protein MGDLKSGFEEVDGVRLGYLIIKGKQMFALSQVFTDLLKNIPRTTVHKRMDHLKVKKHHCDLEELRKLKAINSIAFHAAKCTLISREDVEALYTSCKTERVLKTKRRRVGRALATKAPPPGRAAAAAAGPRPAFWKDKHQLWRGLSGAARPLPISAQSPRPGAAAAAAARPAAHLPQIFSKYPGSHYPELVRSPCKPPLNYETAPLQGNYVAFHSDPAYFRSLLCSKHPAAAAAAAAAAAAAAAAAAYYQASAAGPQPKAAAATAGAGGPVSLTYRCKRKRGGAKDCLLAPHAGARRLLLLPRSYKAKAAAAAAAAAAAAAAAAAGATCLERFHLVNGFCPPPHHHHHHHHHHHHHHHHHRAQLPQPNHHPPHHHRPQPHLGSFPESCSSDSESSSYSDHAANDSDFGSSVSSSSNSVSSEEEEEEGEEEEEEEEEEEGGSGASDSSEVSSEEEEEDSSTESDSSSGSSQVSVQSIRFRRTSFCKPPSVQAQANFLYHLASAAAATKPAAFEDAGRLPDLKSSVKAESPEEWNLQSWVPKASPVYCPASLGSCFTEIRNDRVSEITFPQSEISSIVKRTDLTINRLTEGASSPSPKTNNAFPQQRILREARKCLQATPTTHCADNNTIAARFLNNDSSGAATNSEKDSKIPHCTEFATDLPSASPTYPEVDTAAVAATTKAENACTDTGDRTLPFLHNIKIKVEDSSANEEYEPDLITNKLKCECNDTKGEFYSVTESKEEDALLTTAKEGFACPGKETPSLNPLAQSQGLSCTLGSPKPEDGEYKFGARVRKNYRTLVLGKRPVLQTPPVKPNLKSARSPRPTGKTETHEGTLDDFTVINRRKKVASNVASAVKRPFNFMANFPCPPSLIIGKDGDLWPAYSLNTTKDSQPPHKAHPIWKWQLGGSAIPLPPSHKFRKFNS, from the coding sequence ATGGGAGACCTGAAGTCAGGTTTTGAAGAGGTGGATGGCGTGAGGCTCGGCTACCTCATCATTAAAGGAAAGCAAATGTTTGCCCTCTCCCAAGTCTTCACGGATCTGCTGAAAAACATCCCGAGGACGACCGTGCACAAGCGCATGGATcatctgaaagtgaaaaagcaccACTGCGATCTGGAGGAGTTGCGAAAACTCAAAGCAATCAACAGCATCGCCTTCCACGCCGCCAAATGCACGCTCATCTCCCGGGAAGACGTGGAAGCGCTCTACACCTCCTGCAAAACTGAGCGCGTCCTCAAGACCAAGCGCAGGAGGGTCGGCCGGGCCCTGGCCACAAAGGCGCCGCCGCCAgggcgcgccgccgccgccgccgccggcccccGCCCGGCTTTCTGGAAGGACAAGCACCAACTTTGGCGGGGCCTGAGCGGAGCCGCGCGGCCCCTGCCAATCAGCGCGCAGTCCCCGCGCccgggcgccgccgccgccgccgccgcgcgcccAGCCGCCCATCTACCTCAGATTTTTAGCAAATACCCGGGCTCGCACTACCCGGAACTCGTGCGCTCGCCTTGCAAACCCCCTCTAAACTATGAAACTGCCCCGCTCCAAGGAAACTACGTCGCTTTCCACTCGGACCCTGCTTATTTTCGGAGCCTGCTGTGCAGCAAGcacccggccgccgccgccgctgccgccgccgccgccgccgccgccgccgccgctgctgcctACTACCAGGCGTCGGCGGCCGGGCCCCAGCCCAAGGCTGCAGCGGCGACGGCGGGCGCCGGAGGCCCGGTGAGCCTGACCTACCGGTGCAAGCGCAAGCGCGGGGGCGCCAAGGACTGCCTGCTCGCGCCGCACGCCGGCGCCCGCCGTCTGCTGCTGTTGCCCAGGTCCTACAAAGccaaggcggcggcggcggcggcggcggcagcggcggcggcggcggcggcggccgccggGGCTACTTGCCTGGAGAGGTTTCATCTGGTGAACGGCTTCTGCccgcctccccaccaccaccaccaccaccaccaccaccaccaccaccatcaccaccaccaccgggCCCAGCTGCCGCAGCCGAATCACCATCCCCCTCATCACCACCGGCCGCAGCCCCATCTGGGCAGCTTTCCCGAGAGTTGCAGCAGCGACTCCGAGTCCAGCTCCTACTCGGACCATGCCGCCAACGACTCGGATTTTGGCTCCAGTGTGTCCAGCTCCAGCAACTCTGTGTCCtcggaggaagaggaggaggagggagaggaggaggaagaggaggaggaagaggaggaggggggcaGTGGGGCCTCGGATTCCAGTGAAGTCAgctcggaggaggaggaggaggactcgTCCACGGAGTCGGACTCTAGCTCCGGCTCCAGCCAAGTGTCAGTGCAGAGCATCCGTTTCAGGCGCACCAGCTTCTGCAAGCCTCCCAGCGTACAGGCGCAGGCCAACTTCTTGTACCATCTGGCCTCCGCCGCTGCTGCAACCAAACCCGCTGCTTTCGAGGATGCCGGCAGACTTCCCGATCTCAAGAGTAGTGTCAAAGCGGAATCGCCCGAGGAGTGGAATCTGCAGAGCTGGGTCCCCAAAGCGTCTCCGGTGTACTGCCCGGCCAGCCTGGGGAGTTGTTTCACAGAGATAAGGAACGATAGGGTATCTGAGATTACATTCCCACAATCTGAAATTTCCAGTATTGTAAAGAGAACTGACCTGACAATTAACCGCCTGACGGAGGGGGCCTCTTCACCTAGCCCAAAGACAAACAATGCATTTCCACAACAAAGAATACTCCGAGAGGCTAGGAAATGCCTGCAAGCAACTCCTACTACACATTGTGCAGATAACAACACAATAGCTGCTAGGTTCTTAAATAATGATTCTTCGGGAGCAGCAACAAATTCAGAAAAAGATTCCAAAATCCCTCATTGTACTGAATTTGCTACGGATTTGCCCTCTGCTTCGCCAACTTATCCCGAGGTGGatacagcagcagtagcagcaacaactAAAGCTGAGAATGCCTGTACTGATACCGGCGACAGGACATTGCCGTTTCTGCACAATATTAAAATCAAAGTAGAAGACAGTAGTGCTAATGAAGAATATGAACCTGACCTTATTACAAATAAGCTAAAGTGCGAGTGCAATGATACGAAGGGTGAGTTTTACAGTGTGACTGAAAGTAAAGAGGAGGACGCCTTGTTAACTACAGCCAAGGAAGGTTTTGCATGCCCTGGAAAAGAAACTCCTTCCTTAAATCCACTGGCTCAGAGTCAGGGCCTTTCATGCACTTTAGGTTCTCCAAAACCTGAGGATGGGGAATATAAATTTGGTGCCAGGGTGAGGAAAAATTACCGGACACTAGTACTGGGAAAGCGACCTGTACTTCAGACACCTCCAGTCAAACCAAATCTGAAATCAGCTAGAAGTCCTCGTCCTACAGGTAAAACTGAGACACATGAAGGAACACTGGATGATTTTACAGTTATAAACAGACGCAAAAAGGTAGCCAGCAATGTAGCATCAGCAGTGAAAAGgccatttaatttcatggcaaatttTCCTTGTCCACCATCACTCATTATTGGGAAGGATGGGGATTTGTGGCCGGCGTATTCCTTAAACACCACTAAGGATTCCCAACCTCCTCACAAGGCCCATCCTATATGGAAATGGCAGCTGGGCGGTTCTGCAATACCTCTTCCACCTAGTCACAAATTCAGGAAATTTAATTCATAA